A genome region from Leifsonia sp. Root112D2 includes the following:
- a CDS encoding LacI family DNA-binding transcriptional regulator, giving the protein MVSNPSGERPATILQVAMLAGASKATVSRVLNGYPTVNPEIVKQVRNAIDELDFNPSATARNLSLGRTQTIGVFVPDLENRSRPVECGVSRHRAGQLV; this is encoded by the coding sequence GTGGTCAGCAATCCGTCTGGTGAACGGCCAGCGACCATCCTTCAGGTCGCCATGCTGGCTGGAGCCTCAAAGGCGACCGTTTCGCGCGTTCTGAACGGTTATCCGACGGTGAATCCTGAGATAGTCAAGCAGGTGCGAAATGCGATTGACGAGCTCGACTTCAATCCGAGCGCTACTGCGCGCAACCTGTCACTTGGCCGGACGCAGACGATAGGCGTCTTCGTGCCCGACCTTGAGAACCGGTCACGTCCCGTTGAGTGTGGAGTTTCTCGACACCGTGCGGGTCAGTTGGTTTGA
- a CDS encoding aldo/keto reductase, with protein sequence MKTRHVGDTPVSAIGLGGVHWSITDHLDVDQSIRTIHAALDAGIRLIDTARAYTTLVDESHNEDVVARALAGHPLRDEVLVATKGGHFRAGPSDFPVDGRPRTLRAHCEASLRHLRVERIGLYQLHHPDPSTPIEESMQTLVELQQEGKIRMIGVSNVNAQQLRAAQSVGAIVSVQNEFSPHKTDDSPMVAECDRTGVTYLAYSPLGGSSRSGSLGELSPALAAAADNRKVSVQRIALAWMLALSPTIIPIVGTRRAESAVDSAAATELDLGRAEFAAIDAELSSRR encoded by the coding sequence ATGAAAACACGCCACGTGGGCGATACGCCCGTAAGCGCAATCGGACTCGGTGGGGTCCACTGGTCTATAACGGATCACCTCGACGTCGATCAATCGATTCGTACGATCCACGCAGCGCTGGATGCAGGCATCCGCTTGATCGACACCGCTCGCGCCTACACCACGTTGGTTGACGAATCCCACAATGAGGATGTCGTGGCCCGGGCACTCGCCGGGCATCCGCTGCGCGACGAGGTCCTCGTGGCGACGAAAGGCGGCCACTTTCGGGCCGGTCCTAGCGACTTCCCTGTCGACGGTCGCCCGAGAACATTGCGAGCACACTGCGAAGCAAGCCTCCGTCACCTTCGAGTAGAACGCATCGGCCTGTATCAACTTCATCACCCCGACCCGTCGACACCGATCGAAGAGAGCATGCAGACCCTGGTTGAACTTCAACAGGAGGGAAAGATCCGGATGATCGGTGTCTCGAACGTGAACGCGCAACAACTGCGAGCCGCGCAGTCGGTGGGCGCCATCGTCTCAGTCCAGAATGAATTCTCTCCACACAAGACCGATGACTCGCCAATGGTGGCCGAATGCGATCGCACGGGCGTGACTTACCTAGCATACTCTCCTCTAGGCGGTTCGAGTCGATCTGGATCACTGGGCGAACTCTCACCAGCGCTCGCTGCTGCGGCCGACAATCGCAAAGTCTCGGTGCAGCGGATTGCGCTCGCATGGATGCTAGCCCTCTCGCCGACAATTATCCCGATCGTGGGTACCCGGAGGGCGGAGTCGGCCGTCGATTCCGCGGCCGCAACTGAGCTCGATCTGGGTCGAGCCGAATTCGCGGCAATCGACGCGGAGCTGTCCTCGCGCCGATGA
- a CDS encoding Gfo/Idh/MocA family protein produces the protein MTQPGKTDTPFRWGILGTGYIAAEFAKDLALLEDADLVAVASRDTADASRFAAAHGVPRSYGTYGELLADPDIDAVYIATIQSAHHDVTLLALQSGKPTLVEKPFTVNAEQAFDVISAAQKGGVFLMEAMWTRFVPHIVDLRMLLSAGGLGDVRTVIVDHADRVEDGSQRIFDPLRAGGALLDLGVYCVSFASMVLGSPSQIAAVGCLTNGVDSQTSAVLSHANGSQAVLTTSLEAKGTNRAAIIGTEARVEIDGKFYVPSSFSVIWPDGRTERHGYTRIGQGLRYQAHEVARCVRAGLVESPAMPLLETLQIMRTMDQIRSQIGVVYPDDHRQG, from the coding sequence ATGACTCAGCCCGGCAAAACCGATACCCCCTTCCGATGGGGAATTCTGGGGACCGGCTACATCGCAGCCGAATTCGCTAAGGACTTGGCGCTGTTGGAAGATGCAGATCTCGTTGCTGTCGCTTCTCGAGATACTGCAGACGCCTCGCGGTTCGCCGCAGCGCACGGTGTTCCTCGCTCTTATGGCACGTACGGCGAACTTCTCGCCGATCCGGATATCGACGCCGTGTACATCGCAACGATTCAGAGCGCACACCACGATGTGACGCTCCTAGCTCTGCAGTCAGGGAAACCGACACTGGTCGAGAAGCCGTTCACGGTGAACGCGGAACAAGCTTTCGACGTCATTTCCGCGGCTCAGAAGGGCGGCGTGTTCTTGATGGAGGCGATGTGGACACGGTTTGTTCCGCACATCGTGGATCTTCGAATGCTTCTAAGCGCTGGAGGCCTCGGTGATGTCCGTACAGTGATCGTTGACCACGCGGACCGGGTCGAAGACGGATCCCAGCGCATCTTCGATCCTCTACGAGCTGGTGGGGCCCTCCTCGATCTCGGAGTCTATTGTGTCTCGTTCGCTTCAATGGTGCTCGGGTCGCCCTCGCAGATCGCAGCTGTGGGCTGCCTAACGAACGGAGTCGATTCGCAGACCTCTGCGGTTCTCAGCCACGCCAACGGGAGTCAGGCTGTTCTGACGACATCGCTCGAGGCCAAGGGTACGAACCGCGCGGCGATCATCGGGACCGAGGCCCGGGTCGAGATCGATGGAAAGTTCTACGTGCCATCGTCGTTCAGCGTGATTTGGCCCGATGGCCGCACGGAAAGACACGGCTACACGCGCATCGGACAGGGACTCCGCTATCAGGCACATGAAGTCGCCCGCTGCGTGCGCGCCGGCCTAGTCGAGAGCCCTGCGATGCCGCTACTGGAGACGCTCCAGATAATGCGAACCATGGACCAGATCCGCTCGCAGATCGGCGTTGTCTATCCCGATGATCATCGGCAGGGTTGA
- a CDS encoding SDR family oxidoreductase — MKVLFVGGTGIVSTACCRFAIARGDEVTILNRGLNTKRPLPDGAELLTADVHDRTEIDRALRNRTFDVVVDFQAFLPEHVEAMVEHFAGRIGQYVFISTASAYQTPPRRQPITESTPLQNPRWKYAQNKIACEDFLVGEYRRTGFPITIVRPLHTYDHTSVPLLAGWTEIDRMRRGKEVVVHGDGTSLWTMTYHLDFARAFVGLLGNPQAVGDTFHITSDELLTWDQIYRIFGAAAGVEEPRIVHIASETIAAVDPLLAESLLGTKSDSVVFDNTKIKALVLGFSVSTPLWIGAREVVKWHDDDPARKVVDESVNATYDALVEAVGALPAAVRGRIRETSLKE; from the coding sequence ATGAAAGTTCTGTTCGTCGGTGGCACCGGCATAGTGAGCACGGCGTGCTGCAGGTTCGCCATAGCTAGAGGCGACGAGGTGACGATCCTTAACCGAGGACTGAATACGAAACGGCCGCTGCCAGATGGGGCCGAGCTTCTCACGGCAGACGTACACGACCGCACGGAGATTGATCGAGCGCTTCGGAATCGAACATTCGACGTAGTCGTGGACTTTCAGGCCTTTCTTCCTGAACATGTCGAGGCGATGGTAGAACACTTTGCTGGCCGGATCGGGCAGTACGTGTTCATCAGCACCGCATCAGCATACCAGACGCCACCGCGTCGCCAGCCGATCACCGAGTCGACACCATTGCAGAATCCTCGTTGGAAGTACGCACAGAACAAGATCGCTTGCGAAGATTTCCTGGTCGGAGAATATCGACGCACCGGCTTTCCGATAACAATTGTGCGGCCATTGCACACGTACGACCACACCTCAGTACCGTTGCTTGCAGGGTGGACCGAGATCGACAGAATGAGGCGCGGCAAAGAGGTCGTCGTCCATGGCGATGGCACGTCATTGTGGACGATGACCTATCACCTTGATTTCGCCCGAGCGTTCGTCGGGCTACTCGGGAATCCTCAGGCGGTCGGGGATACCTTCCACATCACGTCGGACGAACTGCTTACGTGGGATCAGATCTACCGCATCTTCGGTGCGGCTGCGGGAGTCGAGGAGCCTCGTATCGTCCACATCGCATCCGAAACGATAGCCGCTGTGGATCCATTGCTGGCGGAGTCCCTGCTCGGCACCAAATCGGACTCGGTCGTGTTCGACAACACCAAGATCAAGGCTCTAGTCCTAGGATTTTCGGTCAGCACGCCATTGTGGATCGGCGCCCGTGAGGTCGTGAAATGGCATGACGATGATCCCGCACGCAAGGTTGTCGATGAATCTGTCAATGCTACTTACGACGCCCTGGTCGAAGCGGTCGGCGCACTTCCAGCTGCAGTTCGCGGGCGGATACGAGAGACGAGCCTGAAGGAGTGA